The following coding sequences lie in one Cloeon dipterum chromosome 1, ieCloDipt1.1, whole genome shotgun sequence genomic window:
- the LOC135943105 gene encoding zinc finger protein 436-like, with translation MDQRGDNNPQQFPDQNYQLQSDDQIGGNYQLWEYDETISQQGQVEEWQPQQNLGDGYQHYHDAHQGPNMPYDNSVQSYYPGVGSLRVQQSQFHPVLSQLANLQPTQYYDPAQQPYQIFQNVSEMDANHVSNVVPEEREQIEVPLVETVQASGPQQSLEPGMSDAEKNPLPGPSSETNKACGEKNPIPGPSSARNNDHANSSEDEETVGLGQGEREHNEVTPQETAEESGSQQSSELVQTSAEKNPIPGPSSEGSKGRNLKRSNDRAEETNGAKQKKKSTSTESDSDIIKYRSSASGICGECPERDSHGPSSEGKKGRNLKQNKKRNEGKKVQSSSSVTEMDSKKIRIKDKGGECGECNKRFGDIIGHSKHKYSRKLKSSESWNEESERNEHLIQDSGTQRIGDEDYPTPGPSSQAKNGPDLKENSDRRMADFQELESQRKSSAPSKTGSNGIKNQYKRGKCCECNKVYLAISHHSRDKHNGKLEKCTATDRVCKEYFASAQKRVEHEQQEHLERKEFQCQFCHYSAGLKTDLKRHVLTMHSEKNIKCGQQKCGKMFASEADLKRHVKMYHTVEKCPKCGRDMSRYALVQHKRRIVECA, from the exons ATGGACCAGCGAg gGGACAATAATCCGCAGCAGTTCCCTGATCAAAACTATCAGTTGCAGTCAGATGATCAAATTGGCGGCAATTACCAACTCTGGGAGTACGATGAGA CAATTAGCCAGCAGGGTCAGGTTGAAGAATGGCAGCCTCAACAAAACCTTGGAGACGGATATCAGCATTATCATGACGCTCATCAAGGTCCCAATATGCCTTACGATAATTCTGTGCAGTCATATTATCCAG GCGTCGGAAGTTTGCGTGTCCAACAAAGCCAGTTTCATCCAGTTCTCAGCCAACTTGCCAATCTGCAGCCTACTCAGTACTACGATCCAGCGCAGCAACCATACCAGATCTTCCAAAACGTGTCAGAAATGGATGCCAATCACg tttcaaacGTCGTGCCTGAGGAGCGTGAACAAATTGAAGTTCCTCTTGTAGAAACTGTCCAGGCATCTGGACCACAGCAGAGCTTGGAACCCGGGATGTCTGATGCTGAGAAAAATCCTCTTCCAGGACCTTCATCAGAGACAAACAAA GCGTGCGGAGAGAAAAATCCTATTCCAGGACCTTCATCCGCTAGAAACAACGACCACGCAAA cTCGTCTGAAGATGAAGAAACAGTTGGATTGGGGCAAGGAGAGCGTGAACACAATGAAGTTACTCCGCAGGAAACTGCCGAGGAATCTGGATCCCAGCAGAGCTCTGAATTAGTACAAACTTCTGCTGAGAAAAATCCTATTCCAGGACCCTCATCAGAGGGAAGCAAAGGTCGGAATTTGAAGAGGAGCAACGACCGCGCCGAGGAAACCAACGGAgccaaacaaaagaaaaaatctacttCTACAGAGTCGGACTCGGACATAATCAAATATAGGAGTTCCGCGAGTGGTATTTGCGGCGAATGCCCCGAGAGGGACTCTCATG GACCTTCATCCGAGGGAAAAAAAGGTCGgaatttgaagcaaaacaagaaaagaaACGAAGGCAAAAAAGTACAGAGTTCATCCTCTGTGACTGAAATGGactctaaaaaaatcagaataaaagACAAAGGTGGTGAATGCGGCGAATGCAACAAGCGCTTTGGCGATATTATCGGTCACTCGAAGCACAAGTACAGTCGGAAGTTGAAAAG TTCTGAGTCCTGGAATGAAGAGAGTGAACGAAACGAACATTTAATCCAGGATTCTGGAACTCAGAGAATTGGTGACGAGGATTATCCCACTCCTGGACCTTCATCACAGGCGAAGAATGGTCCGGATTTGAAGGAAAACAGCGATCGTCGAATGGCGGATTTCCAAGAGCTGGAATCACAGAGAAAATCTTCTGCTCCTTCTAAAACTGGCTCAAAtggcattaaaaatcaatacaaaAGAGGCAAATGCTGCGAATGCAACAAGGTGTATCTCGCTATTTCCCATCACTCCAGAGATAAGCACAATGGAAAGCTGGAAAAGTGCACCGCCACTGATCGTGTTTGCAAGGAATATTTCGCCTCTGCTCAAAAGAGAGTCGAGCACGAGCAACAGGAGCATCTGGAACGAAAGGAATTCCAGTGCCAATTCTGCCATTACTCTGCAGGGCTGAAGACAGACTTGAAAAGACATGTTCTTACTATGCATTCGGAGAAGAACATCAAATGCGGACAGCAGAAGTGTGGCAAGATGTTTGCTTCAGAGGCAGATTTGAAACGGCATGTCAAGATGTATCACACAGTGGAAAAATGTCCCAAATGCGGTAGAGACATGAGCCGCTATGCACTTGTTCAGCACAAACGGCGAATTGTTGAGTGTGCTTAA